From Paenibacillus sp. V4I7, the proteins below share one genomic window:
- a CDS encoding phosphoadenosine phosphosulfate reductase family protein produces MINIFELQEEQNVNANSRSIIDELKVMYMRDSRVWIAPTSHGKDSSMQLDLLWRAILEIPPEARTKPLHVVTSVTGVEIPAFENHVRNYVRKIQQAAREQNLPIYVHLSEPDMDKRFLSQVLGFGNPPPTESSRFRWCSDKTKLDPVTKIVNRIMADRMVLDDYDAIMFLGVRNSESTKRKASIAKHSLDDKFARHSDHPRILVYHPIVDFETDDVWDYLLNRGRLAWGSETSELLALYNASNGGECELTAPTGKQTSSCGGSRFGCYTCCHIGRKDNMLANLYNQGDAKVLPLYKWKVALYDLRNDARFRLPLRKRVHGKLKGEIEYLELDAGTEDSIWRYTPGPISIVGRKMLLQGLLHAELVSGYLEDGFQLLDEDEIDFILECWEKEGFSLKREELKPTPIQVDDLFALKPNGILNDKDSTYRGDYSEIIYDVTPSELAAIQERCNTLFQDKVWVPSADRKRVKELQLKSSINI; encoded by the coding sequence ATGATAAATATCTTTGAACTTCAGGAAGAACAGAACGTAAATGCAAATTCTCGGTCTATCATTGACGAACTAAAAGTCATGTATATGAGGGACAGCCGAGTATGGATCGCCCCAACGTCGCATGGTAAGGATAGCTCCATGCAGTTGGACCTACTTTGGCGTGCTATTCTGGAGATTCCTCCTGAAGCACGTACAAAGCCGCTTCATGTAGTAACCAGCGTCACAGGAGTTGAAATACCGGCATTTGAAAATCACGTACGGAATTACGTACGAAAGATTCAGCAGGCTGCCCGTGAACAGAATCTACCCATATATGTTCATCTCTCGGAGCCAGATATGGATAAACGATTTTTATCTCAGGTACTTGGCTTTGGAAATCCACCACCAACGGAAAGTAGCCGGTTCAGGTGGTGTTCTGATAAGACAAAGCTCGATCCTGTGACGAAAATTGTGAATCGTATCATGGCTGATCGTATGGTACTTGATGACTACGATGCCATCATGTTCTTAGGAGTTCGTAATTCTGAAAGCACGAAAAGGAAGGCCAGCATCGCAAAGCATTCACTTGACGATAAGTTTGCTCGTCATTCCGATCATCCACGTATCCTCGTATATCATCCTATCGTAGATTTTGAGACGGATGATGTTTGGGATTATCTTCTCAATCGTGGAAGGCTCGCATGGGGATCGGAGACCAGTGAATTACTGGCGCTCTACAACGCTAGTAATGGTGGTGAATGTGAACTTACTGCACCAACAGGTAAACAGACTTCCAGTTGTGGAGGCAGTCGATTCGGATGTTACACATGCTGCCACATCGGTAGGAAGGATAACATGCTTGCAAACCTCTATAACCAAGGTGATGCAAAAGTTCTTCCACTCTACAAATGGAAAGTCGCTCTTTACGACCTACGTAACGATGCCAGATTTCGCCTCCCTCTCCGAAAAAGGGTACATGGAAAGCTAAAAGGGGAGATTGAGTATCTGGAACTAGATGCCGGAACTGAGGATAGCATTTGGCGCTATACGCCTGGTCCAATTTCCATCGTTGGGCGCAAGATGTTGCTTCAAGGTTTGCTTCATGCAGAGCTTGTTAGTGGATATTTAGAAGATGGATTCCAATTACTCGATGAAGACGAGATTGATTTTATCTTGGAATGCTGGGAGAAAGAAGGTTTCTCCCTGAAGCGGGAGGAGTTAAAACCAACCCCAATTCAAGTAGATGACTTATTTGCCCTCAAACCAAACGGAATCCTAAACGATAAGGACAGCACGTATCGTGGCGACTACTCAGAGATAATCTATGACGTTACGCCTAGCGAGCTTGCTGCCATCCAAGAACGCTGCAACACCCTATTCCAGGATAAAGTGTGGGTGCCCAGCGCTGACAGGAAACGTGTAAAAGAATTGCAACTGAAAAGTAGTATCAACATCTAA